A stretch of Triticum aestivum cultivar Chinese Spring chromosome 1D, IWGSC CS RefSeq v2.1, whole genome shotgun sequence DNA encodes these proteins:
- the LOC123181844 gene encoding annexin D4, with translation MADEVQALTKAFSGLGGLGVDEPTMVAALANWRRQPEKRSGFRKSFPGLFKEHGVIERCEDEYMLHLAAEFSRFKNLMVLWAMHPWERDARLAHHVLHQAHPAAIVVEVACTRSAEELLGARKAYMALFHHSLEEDVAYRAKDKPYCSLLVGLVSAYRYEGPKVSDDTAKAEAKALGAAVKSAAGGKLVENDEVVRILTTRSKPHLVQTFKYYKELHGKHIEEDLGSEEALREAVQCLATPERYFSQVMAAALREGADHHGKEALARVAVTRSDVDMDGIRAAYQEQFGAKLEDAVAGSAHGHFRDALVSLIVGK, from the exons ATGGCCGACGAAGTTCAGGCGCTCACCAAGGCCTTCTCAG GTCTGGGAGGTCTGGGCGTGGACGAGCCGACGATGGTGGCGGCGCTGGCGAACTGGCGGAGGCAGCCGGAGAAGCGGTCCGGGTTCCGAAAGAGCTTCCCGGGTCTGTTCAAGGAGCACGGGGTGATCGAGCGGTGCGAGGACGAGTACATGCTGCACCTGGCCGCCGAGTTCTCCCGCTTCAAGAACCTGATGGTGCTGTGGGCGATGCACCCGTGGGAGCGCGACGCCCGCCTCGCGCACCACGTCCTCCACCAGGCACACCCGGCCGCCATCGTCGTGGAGGTCGCCTGCACCCGCTCCGCCGAGGAGCTCCTCGGCGCGCGCAAGGCCTACATGGCGCTCTTCCACCACTCCCTCGAGGAGGACGTCGCCTACCGCGCCAAGGACAAGCCATACTGCAGC CTGCTGGTGGGGCTGGTGAGCGCGTACCGGTACGAAGGGCCCAAGGTGAGCGACGACACGGCCAAGGCGGAGGCCAAGGCGCTGGGCGCGGCGGTGAAGAGCGCCGCCGGCGGCAAGCTggtggagaacgacgaggtggtcAGGATCCTCACCACCAGGAGCAAGCCTCACCTCGTCCAGACCTTCAAGTACTACAAGGAGCTGCACGGCAAGCACATCGAGGAGGATCTTGGAAGCGAGGAGGCTCTGAGGGAGGCCGTGCAGTGCCTGGCGACGCCGGAGAGGTACTTCAGCCAGGTGATGGCGGCGGCGCTGAGGGAGGGCGCGGACCACCACGGCAAGGAGGCCCTGGCGCGGGTGGCGGTGACGCGGTCGGACGTGGACATGGACGGCATCCGGGCGGCCTACCAGGAGCAGTTCGGGGCCAAGCTCGAGGACGCCGTCGCCGGCAGCGCGCACGGGCACTTCAGGGACGCGCTCGTCTCGCTCATCGTCGGCAAGTAA